The following coding sequences are from one Treponema bryantii window:
- a CDS encoding glycoside hydrolase family 18 protein, giving the protein MKKIIGILVLILCLFNAEAKSMKKVKLAYIRSTWELDNGQYWKAEDIKGNLLTDLNISFAYIDRKGQVQLENKEYIKKQISKLHEIYPDLRINISIGGWGAEGFSDAASNEKKRSVFVQSTLKLIKEMDLNGVDIDWEFPVGPDWGQPIKSSPKDKENYVYLLEDLKKTLDGEEKLTGKQFILTTAIPSNMWFIEKNDVKAVSRICDYINLMCYDYYGDWTDTTGFNASLYTNPYDPVGWSSDTCFKLYIKKGIPAEKIVLGVPTYGFAWSGIVDNGTHGLFQKKGVFLGNFDYTELETKFSVGFEDYFDEISKQSYRYNSKEKIFVNYPSEKFMKAAAAYVKENHLAGIMYWEYGHDMKSELLQAISKAME; this is encoded by the coding sequence ATGAAAAAGATAATTGGTATTTTAGTTCTTATTTTATGTCTGTTTAATGCAGAGGCAAAGTCGATGAAAAAAGTAAAACTGGCGTACATTCGAAGTACATGGGAATTGGATAATGGACAATATTGGAAAGCAGAAGATATAAAAGGCAACTTGCTTACGGATCTGAATATTTCTTTTGCGTATATAGATAGAAAAGGACAGGTTCAGTTAGAGAATAAAGAATATATAAAAAAGCAGATTTCAAAACTCCATGAGATATATCCTGATTTACGAATTAACATTTCAATAGGCGGATGGGGTGCAGAAGGTTTTTCTGATGCGGCAAGTAATGAGAAGAAACGCAGCGTTTTTGTTCAAAGTACATTAAAACTCATTAAAGAAATGGATTTAAATGGTGTAGATATAGACTGGGAGTTTCCTGTTGGTCCAGACTGGGGACAGCCAATAAAATCCAGTCCAAAGGACAAAGAGAATTATGTTTACCTTCTTGAAGATCTGAAAAAAACTTTAGATGGTGAAGAAAAATTAACCGGCAAACAATTTATTTTAACTACAGCAATTCCATCTAATATGTGGTTTATAGAAAAAAATGATGTAAAAGCAGTAAGCAGGATTTGTGATTATATAAATCTTATGTGTTATGACTATTATGGAGATTGGACTGATACAACAGGCTTTAATGCAAGTCTGTATACCAATCCTTATGATCCAGTAGGCTGGAGTTCAGATACCTGTTTTAAGCTTTACATTAAAAAAGGAATTCCTGCAGAAAAAATAGTCCTTGGTGTTCCAACCTATGGTTTTGCCTGGAGTGGTATTGTTGATAACGGAACACACGGTTTATTCCAGAAAAAGGGTGTATTTCTTGGTAATTTTGATTACACAGAATTGGAAACAAAATTTAGCGTCGGCTTTGAAGATTATTTTGACGAAATATCAAAACAGTCTTACAGATATAATTCAAAAGAAAAGATTTTTGTAAATTATCCATCTGAAAAGTTTATGAAAGCCGCTGCAGCCTATGTTAAAGAAAATCATCTTGCAGGAATTATGTATTGGGAATATGGACATGATATGAAGTCAGAACTTCTGCAAGCTATAAGTAAAGCAATGGAATAA
- a CDS encoding nucleoside phosphorylase, with protein sequence MVRASEYPVLEFDSDQDAVVNPFKWNLEKFKTDKLIITFFPEVMESLKKDGLIEIERQFGGENPVDIYRFTDAPEILITLGYVGCPACAGNLEVFAACGLTKVMFCGGGGVLDKSIKVGELLVVEGAIRDEGFSYHYIEPSRYIYTDKAVTKKVTDYLDEHKISYLTGITWTTDAMFRETKALVEQRKAEGAKIVEMEQAGCIAIAQFRKFDYAAIIYGGDDVSHDDWDTRSWNSRKGIRYNLVMLCRELVNNF encoded by the coding sequence ATGGTACGAGCTAGTGAATATCCGGTACTGGAATTTGATTCAGACCAGGATGCAGTTGTTAATCCATTCAAATGGAATCTTGAGAAGTTTAAGACGGACAAACTGATTATTACTTTCTTTCCAGAGGTCATGGAGTCTTTAAAAAAGGACGGACTTATTGAAATTGAGCGTCAGTTTGGTGGTGAAAATCCGGTTGATATTTACCGTTTCACCGATGCCCCAGAAATTCTGATTACACTCGGTTATGTTGGCTGTCCTGCCTGTGCAGGAAATCTCGAAGTCTTCGCTGCCTGCGGTCTTACAAAAGTTATGTTCTGCGGCGGTGGTGGTGTACTTGATAAGTCAATCAAAGTTGGAGAACTGCTTGTTGTAGAAGGTGCAATCCGCGATGAAGGTTTTTCATATCACTATATTGAGCCGTCCCGATATATCTATACAGATAAGGCTGTTACAAAAAAAGTAACAGATTATCTTGATGAACATAAGATTTCATATCTTACTGGAATTACCTGGACTACTGATGCTATGTTCCGTGAAACAAAAGCTCTCGTAGAACAGCGTAAAGCAGAAGGTGCAAAAATCGTTGAGATGGAGCAGGCTGGTTGTATTGCCATTGCACAGTTCCGCAAGTTTGATTATGCAGCCATCATTTATGGTGGCGATGACGTTTCTCATGATGATTGGGATACCCGTTCATGGAATAGTCGTAAAGGTATCCGTTATAATCTTGTGATGTTGTGTCGTGAATTAGTGAATAATTTTTAG
- a CDS encoding VOC family protein, translated as MSCCVDSLYICVDDMDRAVQFYEDFFAQKVTEKGNIGSRFEIDGFRFNLFAYNEVKEKHTFGSNCLPSIHFDSLENMKKKLLGKELCFPLTQIGKNWVAEFVDSEGNHIEVYTAV; from the coding sequence ATGAGTTGTTGTGTAGATTCTCTATATATTTGTGTTGATGATATGGATCGTGCTGTTCAGTTTTATGAAGATTTCTTTGCACAGAAGGTTACCGAAAAAGGCAATATAGGAAGTCGTTTCGAAATAGATGGTTTCAGGTTTAATCTGTTTGCTTATAACGAAGTGAAAGAAAAACATACGTTCGGTAGTAATTGTCTTCCGAGTATTCATTTTGATTCTCTTGAGAATATGAAGAAAAAACTTCTTGGCAAAGAACTTTGTTTTCCGTTAACACAGATTGGTAAAAATTGGGTTGCTGAGTTTGTTGATTCAGAAGGAAATCATATTGAAGTTTATACGGCGGTTTAG
- a CDS encoding pyridoxamine 5'-phosphate oxidase family protein, with protein MKDVYDFIKKCGTYYLATVEDGQPRNRPFGTVNIFDNKLYIQTGKSKDVSKQIQKNPKVEICCFEGSTGQWLRLAGELVRDDRREAKVDMLEHYPDLKNMYSADDDNTEVLYFKNAVATIYSFGGAPKVVKF; from the coding sequence ATGAAAGACGTATACGATTTTATCAAAAAGTGCGGAACTTACTATCTTGCAACTGTTGAGGACGGACAGCCTAGAAACAGACCGTTTGGAACTGTAAATATTTTTGACAACAAGCTCTACATTCAGACAGGAAAGAGCAAGGATGTTTCAAAGCAGATTCAGAAAAATCCAAAGGTAGAAATCTGCTGCTTTGAAGGTTCAACTGGACAGTGGCTTCGTCTCGCAGGCGAGCTTGTTCGTGATGACCGCCGCGAGGCTAAGGTTGATATGCTTGAGCACTATCCTGATTTGAAGAATATGTACTCAGCAGATGACGACAACACCGAAGTTCTTTATTTCAAGAACGCTGTAGCAACAATTTACAGTTTCGGTGGTGCGCCTAAGGTTGTTAAGTTCTAA
- a CDS encoding tautomerase family protein, with amino-acid sequence MPLVKVELRKGKSAEFKKTVLESIHTGLISSLGIEDWDRFQRIIEIEPEDFETAPGKTDNFMIIELTIFPGRTKEQKKNAIEMITANLNKNLNIEPTDIFIIMNEPPLENWGMGGRQKC; translated from the coding sequence ATGCCATTAGTAAAAGTTGAATTAAGAAAAGGAAAGAGCGCAGAGTTTAAGAAGACTGTCCTCGAAAGCATTCACACAGGTCTCATCAGTTCACTTGGAATTGAAGACTGGGACAGATTCCAGAGAATCATCGAAATTGAACCTGAAGATTTTGAAACAGCTCCAGGTAAAACTGATAATTTTATGATTATCGAACTGACAATTTTCCCGGGTCGTACAAAAGAACAGAAAAAGAATGCTATTGAAATGATTACAGCAAATCTGAATAAAAATCTTAATATAGAACCAACTGATATTTTTATTATTATGAATGAACCTCCTCTTGAAAACTGGGGTATGGGAGGCAGACAGAAATGTTAG
- a CDS encoding GyrI-like domain-containing protein, which yields MAFDYKKEYKEFYLPKAKPQIVEIPKMQFVAVRGKGNPNEEGGEYKSALELLYAISYTIKMSKMGDHRIEGYFDYVVPPLEGFWWQDKNGLRMPGIDYSSKDEFQWISLIRLPDFVTEADFEWAKKSVVHKKGLDVSRAELFSFEEGECVQIMHIGSYDDEPASVKLMDDFAKANGYDLDFSENRYHHEIYLSDPRKTAPEKCKTVIRHPIKKAGKNELLCRFSIYLC from the coding sequence ATGGCATTTGATTACAAAAAAGAATACAAAGAATTTTATCTTCCAAAGGCAAAACCACAGATTGTTGAAATTCCAAAGATGCAGTTTGTGGCGGTTCGTGGTAAGGGAAATCCGAATGAAGAAGGTGGAGAATATAAAAGTGCATTGGAGCTTCTTTACGCAATTTCATACACAATAAAAATGAGCAAAATGGGTGACCATAGAATTGAAGGCTATTTTGATTATGTTGTGCCGCCGCTCGAAGGTTTCTGGTGGCAGGATAAAAATGGCTTGCGAATGCCTGGAATTGATTATTCAAGCAAGGATGAGTTTCAGTGGATTTCGTTGATAAGGCTGCCGGACTTTGTAACTGAAGCTGATTTTGAATGGGCGAAGAAAAGTGTTGTGCACAAGAAGGGGTTGGATGTTTCGCGAGCAGAGCTGTTTAGTTTTGAAGAAGGCGAATGTGTTCAGATTATGCATATCGGCTCGTATGATGACGAGCCTGCTTCGGTAAAATTAATGGATGATTTTGCGAAGGCAAATGGTTACGATCTGGATTTTTCTGAGAACCGATATCATCATGAAATCTATTTGAGCGACCCGAGAAAGACAGCACCTGAAAAATGTAAAACAGTAATTCGTCATCCAATTAAAAAGGCAGGTAAAAATGAGTTGTTGTGTAGATTCTCTATATATTTGTGTTGA
- a CDS encoding flavin reductase family protein, with product MNKITAEELNENPFKLIDKDWMLITAEKEGRTNMMTASWGGLGILWGKKVATIYIRRSRFTKGFVDDGDSFSLCVLGEEYRKQLSYCGTASGRNEDKIAASGLTVEHSDFESDGNNFSVPYFAESRLVLVCKKLYAQEMKPECFTKYGKDIPSKMYADDDWHTIYVAEIEQVLVK from the coding sequence ATGAATAAGATTACAGCAGAAGAATTAAACGAAAACCCATTCAAACTGATTGATAAAGACTGGATGCTTATTACAGCAGAAAAGGAAGGCCGCACAAATATGATGACTGCTTCATGGGGCGGACTTGGTATTCTCTGGGGAAAGAAGGTTGCAACAATTTATATCCGTCGTTCACGCTTTACAAAAGGATTTGTTGATGATGGTGACAGTTTTTCACTTTGCGTTCTCGGCGAGGAATATAGAAAGCAGCTTTCATACTGTGGAACAGCCAGCGGCCGTAATGAAGATAAGATTGCTGCAAGTGGTCTTACAGTTGAACACTCAGATTTTGAATCAGATGGAAATAATTTTTCAGTTCCATATTTTGCAGAATCCCGACTTGTCCTGGTTTGCAAAAAACTCTATGCACAGGAAATGAAACCGGAATGCTTTACAAAATATGGAAAAGATATTCCATCAAAAATGTACGCTGACGATGACTGGCACACAATTTATGTTGCAGAAATCGAACAGGTACTTGTGAAATAA